In Campylobacter porcelli, the sequence TCTGCGTCTTTGCTTAATATAATTGTATTTGCTAAATCCCTTGGACCTTTGGTTAGCTCATCTTGAGTAGAAGAGAGTAGGTTGTCATATATTTTTTCAATACCTTTTACCCCTTCAACCTTGGTAATCCCATCAATCTCTATCTTTTTTATATAGCCAATAGTTGGAGTTAGAGCATCACTTGCCATATATAGCCTTTTCTCTCCGCTTTCTACTATACTCATTCCTTGAGTGGAGACTATACCTGTTTTTGGATCTTGATATGCGATAAAAACTTTGCTTCTATATAGCTTTCTAGCTAACTCTTTTAGATATGCAGCACCCTTAGCGTCAATCTCATATGAGAGGGTAACTAACCCCTTTTTGGCTAAGATTTTTCGAATTTTTTTAGGATCATCGCCACTATATAGAGTATATAGCTTTATAAATAGCTCTTTTTTATTTGGATCGATATTTCTAGTATCAACCATAGCTTTAAATAGCTTTTGGCTACTTGCTAGGTTAAATCCATCTTGGCTTAAGATAGATCCACGCATTGCACTTGTGTAGTCGCTACTTTGGAGTTTTGGAAGTCTTCTTTCTATACTGGAGCGATAAAATATAACCGTTAAAAATATAAAAATACCAAGTATTATTAATACAAATACTATATAAACCTTACTTTGGCTACTATTTTGATTCATTATAGCTGTGTTCTTGCTATCTCTTTATATGCACTTATAGCTTTATTTCTAACCTCTAGCATTAATTTCATACTAGTCTCTGCTTTGCCGATTGCTATTGCTGCTTGGTGGAGATCCTTTACCTCTCCTGTGGCTAGATCAGCTACAGCTTTATCAGCTTTTTGCTGGACATCATTTAACTCGCCTAGAGTTTTATTTAATATATCAGAAAAGCTTTGGTCTGTTAAATTTGTATTTTTACTATTTTTTTGCTCTATTTGGTTTAAATTTGATATGTTATTAATATTCATCTAAATTATCCTTTCATCATATCAATTGCACTTGTTGCGATTGCTTTTGCGCTTTGGAATGCCGATACATTAGCTTGATATGCTCTTGTGGCTTCTATTAAATCTGCCATCTCAATTACTGGATTTATATTTGGTAGCATTACATAGCCCTTATCATTAGCATCTGGGTGAGTAGGGTCAAATTTTATTTTAAAATCCTTATCATCACGGACAATCTTATCTACTATCACAGTTGAGATCGCAGGTTTTGGAAATCTTGGTGCATCTATATCATCTAATGGATTTTCGTTTTCTAAAAAATCATTTTTAGCATTTATTTGATTATTTAACTCTTTGTCAAATTCAATCTCTTTAAATACAACTTCTTTGCGACGATATGGACCACCTTCAGCTGTTCTTGTGGTGTGAGCGTTAGCGATATTTGAGCTAATTACGCTCATTCTAAATCGTTGAGCACTAAGACCATATCCGCTAATATCAAAATCACTTAAATATGCCATCACTTATCCTTTAGATTTTTGAGCTTGCGTCTATCACGCTTTTAAATATATCGCCATGCTTTTTACTAGCTGAATCTAGAGCTTGAATCATTAAAACATTCTTACTCATTTCGCTTGTTTCAATATCCAAGTCCACGGTATTAGCGTCATTTCTAGCCATATGGCCATCTCTTAGATATATGGTTGGTATCTTTGATGATGGAAAATCAATAGCCTCAAAATGTTTATCATTTGTCCTAGCTAACTCTAGCTTTGGCTCGTTTGCGCCTAGCTTATAGATCTCTTTTCTTTTTTCTATCAAAGCAGTTTCAAAATCAATATCTTTGGCTTTATAAAATGGAGTATCGATGTTTGCGATATTACTGGCGATTAGTTGGTTGCGAGTAACCCTACTACTAAGAGCAGAATCAACTAGTTGCTTTGATTTGCTAGTGCTAAAACCTGCATACATCTGATATCCTTTTAAATTTATTAGGCTGATTAAGCAAAATTTATTCCAAATTTGGCTCTAAATCACTAAATTTCTCAAATCCACTAGGTTGATTTGACTTAATATTTAAAATAGCCAAAAACTCATCTCTAGATATATTCTTTGCTCCTAAAAACTCAAGATGAGGATTCATAACCTGTGCATCAATGATAAAATCATACTTTGATAAAGCTTTAGCTAGAGTTACCAAGGCAACTTTAGAGGCATTTTTGCCCTTGCTTATCATGCTCTCACCGCAAAAAACCTTACCAAATATCAACCCATAAAGCCCACCAATAAGCTCATCTTTATAATAGATCTCCACGCTGTGAGCATAGCCAAGATCGTGCATTTTAATATAGCTATCTACGACATTTTGGTCTATCCAAGTTGGCTCTTTAAGCTCTCTTTGTATTTTGCAAAAATTTATAAAATTTGCAAAATTATAATCAAATTTAACTCTATAATCCCTTAAAAACGCTCTTAAACTCTTTTGAATTTTAACATTTTGCGGGTAGAATATCGCACGAGGATCGGGGCTATGCCAAAATATCGCTCCATCACAAGGCCAAGGGAATATACCATGCGTATAAGCATCAATTAAAATTTCGCTACTTAGATCGCCACCATAAGCTAGTGGCGTATCTTTTGGTGCTTTAGATGGATCTGGAAAGATGGATTTCATAGGCTATTTTTACTAAATTTAAACTCACCATTATCAAAATCAATGCTAACATCGCCGCCATTTTTTAAATCACCAAAAAGAAGCTCTTTTGATAGCTTGAGATTTATATTATCCTTAATGGTGCGTTTGAGATTTCTAGCGCCAAATTCGCTACTATAGCCTAGATTTATAAGCTCATTTATAGCTTTTTTGCTTAGGGAAATTTTAACTTTTTTAGCTGATATTTCTAGCTCTTTTATCTCTTTTTGGACTATTTTTTCAAGCACTTCGTGGCTTAAAGAGTTGAAATTTATAATCTTATCAATTCTGTTTCTAAACTCAGCGGTAAAAAATCCCTTCACAGCTCTATCAGTTTTATCGCTATCACTTTTATTAAAGCCCATAATCGGTGCTTCTTTGGTGCCTAAATTTGAGCTCATTATAATAATTGTGTTTTTAAAATCACTCTTATTTCCGCTCGCATCGCTTAGAGTTGCGTTATCAAAAATTTGTAAAAATATATTTAATAGCTCAGGGTGAGCCTTCTCAATCTCATCAAATAAAATCACGCTATATGGGTGCTTTTTTACCATATTTGTAAGCATACCGCCATTTTCAAATCCTATATATCCAGGAGGTGCCCCAATGAGCTTAGCTACGGCGTGTTTCTCCATATATTCGCTCATATCAAATCGCTCAAAATGGATATTTAAAGCATTTGCTAACTCTTTTGCTAACTCAGTTTTACCAACTCCGCTACTTCCTGTAAATAAAAATACCCCAATAGGTCTATTTGGCTCATTTAGCCCTGCGTATGATGTGATTAAAGCATCATTTAGGCTCTTTATAGCTAGGTCTTGACCAAATATTTTTTGGCTTAGCGTGGTGGTTAAATTTTTTAAAATTTGAGTGTTATCAGAGTTTGTTTGGATATTAGATAGATTTGCCATTTTAGAGACAATCTCATTTATTTTAGCTTTTGTTACGCTTTTTTTATGCTCGATATTTGTAGCGGCTCCAGCCTCATCGATTATATCTATAGCACTATCTGGCAGGAATTTATCACTTAAATATCGTTTAGCCATCTCTATACTTTGAGTTAGAATTTCATCACTATACTTTACGCTATGGAATTTCTCATAAGTTGGCCTTAAGCCTTTTAAAATTTCTAAAGTCTCTTCTTTGCTTGGTTCGGCTACATCAATTTTATTAAAACGGCGAAGTAGGGCTCTATCTTTATTAAAATTCCTAAACTCACTATAAGTAGTCGCACCAATACACCTAATATCCCCATTTGCTAGATGCGGCTTTAGGATATTTGCAGCGTCTTGACCATTGTCATTGCTACCTGTGTTTAGTATTGTGTGAATTTCATCTATAAAAATTATGTGATTTTTATTCTCTTTTAGGCGGTTTATTATCTCTTTTAATCTCTCTTCAAATTCACCCCTATATTTGGCTCCAGCTAAAATAGCAAATATATCTAAGCTAAAAATCACACTATCTTTTAATTTAGCTGGGACATTACCATCTACTATTCTTTGAGCTATTCCTTGGACTATAGCGGTTTTACCAACTCCTGCTTCGCCTACAAAAATTGGGTTATTTTTCTTATGGCGACATAGGATTTGTAGTGCTTTATCAATCTCTTTATCTCTATTTATTACTGGGTCTATTTGATTATTTTTTACTAATTCATTTAAATTTGTGGCTACAGATAGTAGATCATTGTCTTCTAAATTTAATCCGTGAAATTCAAATAATTGATATATTTGGGAGTTTTTATCAGCTAAAATTTCATCTAAAAATTCCTCTACTCCAAATCTCTCTTCTTCAGTGATATTAGAAAATAGTTCGCTAAGTTTATGAGTGAGTATCGGCGGCTTTTTCTCATTAGATTTTGGCGTATCTTTTAGCATATTTATTAGATCATTTCTAAGTGCTACTACATCGCTTATACCGATATTTTCTAAAAGTTTTATAAATTCCTTATCAAATGTCAATGTGTATAAGATATGCTCTGAGCTAATATACTCATGAGATTGAGATATGGCTAGGTCATTGGCTTGTTTTATTGACATTGCTAAATTTTGTTCTATCATTAATCCTCTTTTATAACGCATTTTAGCGGAAAGCCATTTGCTTTAGCAAGGCTTAGCGTTTGATTTTGTTTGGTTTGTGCGATCTCTTTGGTGTAAATTCCACAGACCGCACTTCCGTTTTTATGAATTTGCATCATTAAATTTACAGCTTGGCTTAGCTCTTTATTGAAAATTTCGCAAAGCACCATAACTACAAAATCCATAGTGGTAACGTCATCGTTTAATAAAATCACCTTAAAAAGAGTTGGTTTAAACTCTTTTAGCTTGGTTTTAGTATTAAGCGTTCTTTTAGTTTGCATTTAAAATCTTATCTATATCTTGGCTAATTGTGTTGGTGCTAACCTCTCCTAGGTAGAATTTATTCCCAACTACTGTGCCATCTATATTATCACTTAGACTTTGGTATATTCCATCTTTTAAAACCACTTTAAAAGGGATAGAAAGGGCTCTATTGTAGTTAATATCATTTAGAATTTGATCTACAATTTTGCTATTCTCTTTTGAATTTGCTATGAAATAATAGGCGTTATATTTTTTGCTAAAGTTCTCTAGCACATACTCATCGCTTACATCTTCAAAGTGAATTAGCCCAATTAACATAAATTTATCTGCATTCTTAAGCTGAAAATCCATAAGGTGTGGGGCTTCTTTTTGACATGGGGCGCAGTATGTACCAAATATATCAAGCATTAGAATTTTATCGCTATCTTTGAGCTTAAATCCATTTTCTGTGCGTATTAGCGTGGCTTTAGTGCCAATTATGCTAGTTAGCTCTATCTCATCTGCGGTTTTATACTGCTCTGATTGGCTTGTTTGAGTATTTGATTCATCTTTACTACACCCATTAAGTAGCAAAAACGCCGTTAGAAATAGGGTTATAAATTTAATATTTTTCATATTTTTCCTTTATATGTATCTTTTTAGGGCTGCTCTAGCTTCTAAATTTGCTTGTTTTTCTTTCAATGCTTCTCTTTTGTCGTGGAGATTTTTACCTTTGGCTAAAGCTATATTAGCTTTTACTATATTTTTATTATTTAAATATAGACTTAAAACCACGATAGTAAGGCCATCGGTGCTGACTTTACCAAGGAGCTTATCGATTTGTTTGCGGTGCATAAGTAGCTTTCTAGGCGCTCTCTCATCAGGGCGAAAGTGTGAGTGAGCGGTTTGGAGATGACTGATGTGAGCATTTAATAAAAACAGCTCACCACGAATTATTCGCACAAAGCTATCTTTTAAATTCGCTCTACCAGCACGAAGTGCCTTAACCTCGCTACCTTGTAACACTATACCAGCTTCAAAGCTCTCAATGATGGTATAATCATGAAATGCTTTTTTATTTTTTGCTAAATCTTTTCCCATTTTAATACTTTTATTATTTATAAGCTTAGGATTATAGCTAAAGATTGTGAATTTAGTTTGAATAAGAGTGCTTTATGGCACTCCTATAGCTTATTTTTTATAATTTTTGACAAATTCAGCAATGCGCTCAATACCGATTTTTAAGCTATCTATATCACACGCAAAGCTAAGTCTAAAGTATCCATCCATACCAAATCCCACTCCAGGCACAGTGGCTACTAAGGCTTTTTCTAATAATTCTTGGCAAAATTTCATTGAGTTAGGCTCGACATTTTTACAATTGATAAATAGATAAAATGCGCCATCAGGGCAGACTACGCTTAGATTTTCTATGCTATTTATAGCACTTACTGCGTAATCTCTACGCTCTATAAATTTACTTTTCATATACTTTATATCATTATCAGCTTTTCCTAAAAGTGCTGGGATAGCACCAGCTTGAACGATACTTGAGATATTGCTCGTACTTTGGCTTTGGAGCTTTCTAAGGGCTTTATTTAGCTCATCAATGCTACTTGCCATATAGCCAAATCTCCAGCCTGGCATTGCGCCACACTTGCTAAGTCCATTTATGGTAATTGTCCTTTTAAACATATCATCGCTAATTGACGCTGAGGCGATGAATTCGCCATTGTAGGTTAATTTTTCATAAATTTCATCACTTATTACTAGGATTTGGCTCCCTTTTAACACTTCGCTAATCTCCTCAAGCTCAGCTTTACTATATACGCCACCACATGGGTTGCTTGGGCTATTTATGACAATTGCTCTAGTTTTTGAGGTTATGGCTGATTTTATCTGATTAGCAGTTAATTTAAATTTATTATCTTCACTAGTTTCTATGATAACTGGAACTCCACCGCAATATTTGACAATTTCAGGATAGCTTACCCAGTATGGAGATGGGATAATAACTTCATCGCCGTGGTTTATAATACAAGAAAATAGGTTAAATAAAGAGTGTTTAGCACCCACATTTGTGATTATTTGGCTTGGTTTATAATCTAGATTATTATCTCTTTTTAGTTTTGTAGCAATAGCCTCTAATACCTCAGGTGTGCCAGGAACTGGAGTGTATTTACCACAACCCTTATCTAATGCTGATTTTACCGCATTTTTGATAACTTCAGGTGTATCAAAATCAGGCTCACCAGCACTAAAGCTAATGACATCAAGCCCAGCTGCTTTCATCTCTTTGGCTTTTGAGCTAATTGCTATTGTGATACTTTCGCTTAGGACAGAAATTCTTTGAGATAGTAACATTTTTTACTCCTTGATTGATTTTATATACTCTTGATATTTTTTGTCTAATACTATTTTAGAATCGCCGCAAGATTCGAGATTTTCCACCCTTTTTATTAGATATATTAGCAACTCTTTTGTAATATCAGGTAGTTTGTTGTGCTCTAATGGGCGAGTGTTGCCACTAACACATTTAGCTGGAATTCCAACGGCTGTAGAGTTAGGTGGGACATCTTTTACCACTACTGAATTAGCACCTATCTTAGAGCCTTTACCAATAGTTATATTTCCTAAAATTTTTGCCCCAGCACCAACTACAACTCCATCTTCTAAAGTAGGGTGCCTTTTGCCTTTATCTAAGCTTACACCACCTAGAGTTACACCTTGATATATTAAGCAATCATCGCCAATTACTGCTGTTTCTCCGATTACAACTCCAGTTGCATGATCGATAAAAACGCGTCTGCCAACCACAGCTGCAGGATGTAGATCAACTCTAGTTAGAAAGTTGCTAATACCAGCTAGTATTCTAGCTAATTTATGCCATTTTTTAACCCATAAAGCATGGATAAATCTATGATTGATCACAGCCCATACACCAGGATAGTTAAATATCAGATCTACGCAACTACGATATGCTGGATCTTGAGATTTTGGTTGTGATAGATCTTCTATTATTGTTTTTAAAATTCCCATTCTTAGCCTATAGTTTTTAAATAGCCATTATCGTTTAAAAATAGATATAACTCACCTAGGATATGTTTTTTTTGTTTCTCATCTACTAAGGTTGAGTTTTCTATCCTTTCATTTAAAGTATCTCTAATGGAGTGTATATCATAATCTAAATCTTCTAATATATCTATAACAGATTGTGATTCTAAGATATTTTTTATCTCATAATTGCCATTTTCATTAAGGATAATTGTAGCTTCAGTCGGATGGGTAAAGAGATTATGCTTCATTCCAAGCACCTCTTGATACGCTCCAACAAGGAAAAATCCTAAGAAATAATCCTCTTTTTCTAAATCCACATCATGTAAAAATAGAGGATTTTTAGTCGCATCAAAGCTGATTTCACCATCACTATCGCAAGTAATATCCCAAATAGAAGCAGACAAAGTAGGGCGCTCATCAAGTCTATCAAGAGGCATTATAGGGAAGTTTTGCCCAAGACCCCAAAAGTCAGGCAGGCTTTGAAACATAGAAAAATTCACTAGATATCTCTCTTGGACCTCTTCTTGAATTTTTAAAAGCTCAGCGTAATTTTGCTTATTACCTAAAAGCGAGATCGCTTTTTTCATGATTAGATGGACTAAAATTTCGCTATTTGATCTATCTTGAAGATCTACATAACCTAAGTCAAATAGGGTTAAAACGCTCTCCATATGATCTATTGCATCATGAAGATACTCTATAGCGTTGCTTGGTTTTATACTCCTATATAAGTCATATAATTCGCTAATTAAAGGGGGATTATTTTTTTTTAATATCAATTTTTCTTCTGTATATTCTTGGCTAAATAGCTCAAGCACTGGAGCTACCAAGACAGCGTGAGAAGCAGCAATATATCTACCGCTTTCTATAAATATATCAGGTTCAATCTCATTTTTTTGATTTGCTATAGTTTTTAGTAAGAATACAACATCATTTGCATACTCTTTTAGAGTGTAATTTCTACTTGGATTTTCCTTAAATTGCGAATACTCTATAGCCAAACCGCCACCTAAATTTATAGCTTTTAGGGATTTTGCTCCCATTTTACGAAGTTCTGCGTATATGTTTCCAGCTTCTATAAGAGCTTTTTTAAGTGGGTGAATTTCATCAATTTGACTTCCAATATGGAAGTGAATCATTGTAAATTGTTCTATTAGGTTATTCTCTTTTAGTAAATTTACTGCTTCAATTAGCTCAGTTGATGTTAATCCAAATTTGGAATTTATCCCACCGCTTTTAGCCCAAACTCCAGTCCCACTACTATGAAGTCTAATTCTAAGTCCGATATTTGGCTTTGGCTTAAATCTCTCTTTGGCAGTGGAGATTATCGATTTTAGCTCATTTAATCCCTCAATTGTAAGAGTGATATTATGCCCCATTTCAGCAGCGATAAAGCCAATATCGATTAGCTCATTATCCTTAAATCCATTTACGGTAATTGGCGCACCATAGTTATTATACGCCATAGCTAGGAGCAATTCAGCCTTTGAACCAGCCTCTAAGCCATAGCCATAACTCTGGCCGATTTTAACTAAATTTTCTACAAAGCCTGGATATTGATTGACTTTTAGTGGATATACAGCATTAAAACTTCCACTATATCCAAACTCCTTTTTGGCTCTTTCAAAACTAGAATAGACTTGGACAATTTGCTTTTTTATAAGATGTGGAAATCTAAGGAGTAAAGGCCCTCTATAGCCATCATTTCTAATCTCTTTTACTATATCGATTAATGCTGGTTTTAAGTCGCTATTTAGACAGACCTTACCGCTATCAATTATAAAATTTGAATCACCCCAAAGGCTAAGTCCATAGTCATTTGTCATATTTTGCTCCCTAAATCATCTATAGATATTCGTTTTTCACTCTTATCATTTAGGTTTTTATACCAAATTTGATTTTGGCTAAACTCATCATCGCCAAGACACAAAAATATCTCAAACCCTCTTTTATCGGCTATATTTAGGTGCTTATTTGGGCTTTTGGCTTCATATGAAATCTCTGTTATATGGTGCTTTCTTAGCTTTTGAGCGATTTTGTAGATTTCATCTATTAAATTTGGATTTAAAGCACATATATAAATCCCTTGACGGCTATTTTGTGGCTCTTTTTGCTTTAAAATTTCCATAATTCTCTCAATTCCCATAGCCCAGCCCACTGCTGCAGTAGGTTTGCCACCTAGATACTCACAAAGTTTATCATATCGCCCACCACCTGCTACAGCACTTTGAGAGCCAATCTCAGCACTTACAAATTCAAAAGCACTTTTGCAGTAGTAATCCAAACCTCTAACTAGCTTAGGGTCAATCTCAAACTCAACCCCATTTGCTCTTAAAATCTCTTGAAGTTTATTAAACTCATCTTGGCAAATTTGATTTAGATTATCTGTGATTAATGGCGCGTTTTTTAGGATATTTTGACAACTATCATTTTTACAATCAAGTATTCTAATAGGATTAGTCTCTAGCCTTCTTAGGCAGTCCTGACATAGATTTTCTTTGTTTATATTTATAAATTTAACCAACTTATCTTTATAAGTTGGCATGCACTCGCCATCGCCTAAAGAGTTGATTTTAAGAGTTGTTTTAATCCCTAGATTATTTAAAATTTCATTTAGCATTAAGATCGCTGAGGCATCTTCATAAACGCTAGCTTCGCCAAAGCACTCTACGCCAAATTGGTGAAATTCCCTCAAACGCCCACGCTGAGGACGCTCATACCTAAACATACTACCATAATAAAAATACTTTCTAATCCCACCAACTCTATCAAATTTACTCTCTATAAAGGCTCTTACCACCCCAGCTGTGCCTTCAGGGCGAAGGCAGACATCATTACCACTTTTATCAATGAATTGATACATCTCCTTACCGACAATATCACTACTTTGTCCTACGCTTCTTTTAAATAGTGTTGTCTCTTCTAGCTTTGGGGTCTCGCAAAATTTATAGCCGTAGTTTTTGACTACACTTTCACAGGTTTGTATTATAAATTTATATAGCTTGCCATCATTTTCAAGCAGATCTTTCATACCACGAAGAGCAGTTATCATATAAATTTCCTTATTTTATCTTGTATAATCTCTGGTGCTAGTGATGCGTCTATCTCTAATACTTCAAATTTTAAATCGGTGAGTATTATACTCATAAATTCTTGAACTCTCATTAAATACTCAATCCCACGACTCTCAATCTCATCGCTACAATCTCTATTAAAGAGTCTTTGGTGGATTAATTCTTTATTTGCTTTTAAAAAGATAAATTTATCCCCAAAGTCCGAGCAAAGGGCAAATTTATTTAGCTCAATTAGGGTTTTAATATCTAGATTATCATCATTTGCCATAGCGTATGCAAGACCTGAGATAAAGCTTCTATCACTTAAGATTAAATTTTTATAATTTGGTTTTATAATCTTCTCATAGTGTTCAGCACGATCTGCTAAAAATAGTAGTATTTCAGCTCTTTGAGATATTTTACTTGCATTGCTCATAAGATACGATCTAATCATCGCTCCAAGCTCTGTCCCACCTGGCTCTTTAGTGATTATGGCATTTGGATAGATCTCTTTTAGCATATTAATCTGCGTTGTTTTACCCGCTCCATCGACCCCTTCAAAACTAACTAACATACTCATCC encodes:
- the tmk gene encoding dTMP kinase; translation: MLVSFEGVDGAGKTTQINMLKEIYPNAIITKEPGGTELGAMIRSYLMSNASKISQRAEILLFLADRAEHYEKIIKPNYKNLILSDRSFISGLAYAMANDDNLDIKTLIELNKFALCSDFGDKFIFLKANKELIHQRLFNRDCSDEIESRGIEYLMRVQEFMSIILTDLKFEVLEIDASLAPEIIQDKIRKFI